The following coding sequences lie in one Myxococcales bacterium genomic window:
- a CDS encoding electron transport complex subunit RsxA: MGNLVFIFASACVINNFTLSYFLGLCPFMGVTTKVDTALRLGLANIFVMLITALSTWALNRFILVKAPYLAVISYIVVIASTVQFVEMVIKKLSPVLFRALGIYLPLITTNCAILALALFQTSRGYGLVEGLVFGLGSGVGLSLALVIMAGIREETQVNGSPDLVKGTALNFLIAGILSLAFMGFAGLFSNA, encoded by the coding sequence ATGGGGAACCTGGTCTTCATCTTCGCTTCCGCGTGCGTGATCAACAACTTCACGCTGAGCTACTTTCTCGGGCTGTGTCCGTTCATGGGCGTGACGACCAAGGTCGACACGGCGTTGCGGCTCGGGCTCGCCAACATCTTCGTGATGTTGATCACGGCACTCTCCACCTGGGCGCTCAACCGATTCATCCTGGTGAAGGCACCTTACCTGGCGGTCATCAGCTACATCGTCGTGATCGCGAGCACGGTTCAGTTCGTCGAGATGGTGATCAAGAAGCTCAGCCCCGTCTTGTTTCGTGCGCTCGGGATCTACCTGCCGCTGATCACGACCAACTGCGCCATCCTGGCGCTGGCCCTGTTCCAGACGAGCCGCGGCTACGGGCTGGTCGAGGGGCTCGTGTTCGGCCTTGGCAGCGGCGTCGGACTCTCTCTGGCGCTGGTGATCATGGCCGGGATCAGGGAGGAGACCCAAGTGAACGGATCGCCGGACCTGGTCAAAGGCACGGCACTGAACTTCCTGATCGCCGGGATCCTGTCGCTGGCGTTCATGGGTTTTGCGGGCCTCTTCTCCAACGCGTAA